The following coding sequences are from one Paenibacillus sp. FSL R5-0912 window:
- a CDS encoding demethylmenaquinone methyltransferase translates to MGDQGIKPKEQFVHSVFESIAGKYDLMNDILSFRRHKAWRKFTMRKMNMKRGDSAVDLCCGTCDWSIALAEASETGCVMGLDFSAGMLEVGKRKVEGRGLQDRISLIQGNAMDLPFGDNSFDYATIGFGLRNVPDPVQVLNEMKRVVKPGGMVVCLELSKPMKQPFKGIYYFYFQRVLPLLGKLFAKRYEQYKWLPESLALFPDREQLAVIFRETGLQKVESFPLTGGIAALHIGVKENSNV, encoded by the coding sequence ATGGGTGACCAAGGCATCAAGCCGAAAGAACAATTCGTACATTCTGTATTTGAGAGCATTGCCGGCAAATACGACCTAATGAACGATATCCTTAGCTTCCGCCGCCATAAAGCGTGGCGCAAGTTTACAATGCGTAAGATGAACATGAAGCGCGGGGATTCGGCAGTGGATCTGTGCTGCGGGACCTGCGACTGGAGCATCGCCCTGGCTGAGGCCAGCGAGACCGGCTGTGTCATGGGACTGGATTTCAGTGCAGGCATGCTGGAGGTCGGCAAGCGTAAGGTAGAGGGGCGCGGACTCCAGGACCGGATATCCCTGATTCAGGGCAATGCAATGGATCTGCCCTTCGGCGATAATTCGTTCGATTATGCGACGATTGGCTTTGGACTCCGCAATGTGCCTGATCCCGTTCAAGTGCTGAACGAAATGAAGCGTGTGGTGAAGCCGGGCGGTATGGTGGTATGCCTGGAGCTTTCGAAGCCGATGAAGCAGCCGTTCAAAGGGATTTATTATTTCTATTTCCAGCGTGTGCTTCCGTTGCTCGGCAAGCTTTTTGCCAAGCGGTATGAGCAATATAAGTGGCTTCCCGAGTCACTCGCCCTGTTCCCGGACAGAGAACAGCTGGCAGTGATCTTCCGTGAAACCGGCTTGCAAAAAGTGGAATCCTTCCCCTTGACCGGCGGCATCGCGGCATTACATATTGGGGTCAAGGAGAACAGCAATGTTTAA